In the Desulfovibrio sp. X2 genome, GCCTGCTGCCCGCGCCAGGTCCACGAGGTCGAAGGACTTCTCCATCTGGCCGTAGGGCGTGGTCTGGGTGGTGGCGCCCTGGGGCGTGGTCGCGGAGCACTGGCCGCCGGTCATGCCGTAGATGTTGTTGTTGAGCACCAGGGCGGTCACGCCGATGTTGCGCCGTGCCGCGTGGATCAGGTGGTTGCCGCCGATGGAGAAGGCGTCGCCGTCGCCCATGATGGCGATGACCTTCATGTTCGGGTTGGCCATCTTGATGCCCGTGGCGAAGGTCAGGGCGCGGCCGTGCGTGGTGTGCACGGTGTTGAAGTCCACATAGGCCGCGATGCGGCCGGAGCAGCCGATGCCTGCCACGATGCAGACCTCGTCCTTGGACAGCTCGAGCGAATGGATGGCGCGGATCAGCGCGCCGAGCACGATGCCGTGGCCGCAGCCGGGGCAGAAGACGTGCGGGAACTTCTTGTTGTGGCGCAGATAGTGATGGATGAGCTCTGTGATTTCCGCCATGTCCTTACCCCTGCGTGATGGCTTTGAAGATCTGGGAGGGGGTGATGATCTGCCCGTCGATGCGGTTGATGGTCCGCACCGACGTGCTGCGGGCGGCCACGCGCTTCACCTCGCGCGACATCTGGCCCATGTTCATCTCCGGGACCACGATGCGCGAGCAGCGGTGCGCCAGCTTGTCCACGAAGGGCTTGGGGAAGGGGAAGAGCGTCTTCAGCTTGATGAGCCCCGCCGCGTAGCCCTGCTCCCGGGCCATGTCGATGGCCAGGTGCGCCGAGCGGGCCACGGAGCCGTATGCCACCACGCCGATGTCGGCGTCCTCGGTGCGGTACTCCTCTACGAGCATGATGTCCGGGTAGAACTGGTCGATCTTGCGGAACAGCCGCTCCACGAGCGTCTTGATCTCGTCCGGCTTCTGGGTGGGGAAGCCCATGACGTCGTGGGTCAGCCCGGTGACGTGGTGGCGGTAGCCCGAGCCGATGGGCGGCATGGGCGCCACGCCGCGCATGGTGTCCTCGTATGGCTTGTACCATTCCGGCGGCACGCTCGGGTAGCCGCGGTTGAAGATCTCGAACTCTCCCGGCTCGGGCAGCTCGATCTTCTCGCGCGTGTGCGCGGTGATCTCGTCGATGAGCAGGATGACCGGCGAGCGGTACTTCTCGGCGAAGTTGAAGGCGGTGATGGTCATCTCCATGCATTCCTTCACGTCCGAGGCCGAGAGCACGATGATCGGGTGGTCGCCGTG is a window encoding:
- a CDS encoding 2-oxoacid:acceptor oxidoreductase subunit alpha, coding for MATLKKKQRKALFALGNEAVVEGALLAGCNFYAGYPITPSSEIMEVMASRLPHTDNGVFLQMEDEIGSMGAIIGASLAGRKAMTATSGPGFSLMQENLGFACMTEAPLVVVNVMRGGPSTGLPTSPAQGDVQQARWGTHGDHPIIVLSASDVKECMEMTITAFNFAEKYRSPVILLIDEITAHTREKIELPEPGEFEIFNRGYPSVPPEWYKPYEDTMRGVAPMPPIGSGYRHHVTGLTHDVMGFPTQKPDEIKTLVERLFRKIDQFYPDIMLVEEYRTEDADIGVVAYGSVARSAHLAIDMAREQGYAAGLIKLKTLFPFPKPFVDKLAHRCSRIVVPEMNMGQMSREVKRVAARSTSVRTINRIDGQIITPSQIFKAITQG
- a CDS encoding 2-oxoacid:ferredoxin oxidoreductase subunit beta — translated: MAEITELIHHYLRHNKKFPHVFCPGCGHGIVLGALIRAIHSLELSKDEVCIVAGIGCSGRIAAYVDFNTVHTTHGRALTFATGIKMANPNMKVIAIMGDGDAFSIGGNHLIHAARRNIGVTALVLNNNIYGMTGGQCSATTPQGATTQTTPYGQMEKSFDLVDLARAAGANGVYRGTVFHVNMLDRLISTAITRPGFNLVEIMTPCHTQYGRKNKYKNSVEMFKWLKSTCLNKEKFDELKPEDREGKLPIGTFVEHDAKGLEELYEDMRVRLRTKAAKPAAPAEAPTSMVEKETERRENQ